One Alkalicoccus halolimnae DNA segment encodes these proteins:
- a CDS encoding PQQ-dependent sugar dehydrogenase, translating to MKKLKRNGLLALSLSTVMVVAACGNDDTTDEESTDDSDAGTEENTDSDAGAEENADEGDAAEESADEGADESTEDDGSAEDEPKVTEFEPAFPEQTRAPEVETETELNEEVVVEDLGVSWGMEEFDTNRLLVTQRDSAELLIIDLEDGSVSDPIEGTPEVNNEAQGGLLDVTIAPDFDESRLVFMTFAQDIEGGTVTAVGKGVLSEDEASLEDFEVIFQAEPAYDGSLHYGGRIIFDDEDNLFLTTGERSDDPIRERAQDLDAYLGKVIHITQDGEAVDTNPFVEDEDALDGIYSYGHRNIQGVDFHPETEDLWIVEFGPEAGDELNIIEPGENYGWPIVSYGLEYSGEFVNEGISEHEEQGFVEPVYYWDPTSAPSGMSFYDNDAISEWENDLFIGGLAPNYIVRVVIEDDLIVGEERLLTEEGERFRDILVTEDGALTAATDDGKIYQITAAGEGDAVEDTEEDDDAE from the coding sequence TGATGGTGGTTGCAGCATGTGGTAATGATGATACTACAGATGAGGAATCAACGGATGACTCGGATGCTGGAACAGAAGAAAATACTGATTCGGATGCCGGAGCAGAAGAAAATGCTGACGAGGGCGATGCAGCAGAAGAGAGTGCTGACGAGGGCGCTGATGAAAGTACAGAAGATGATGGAAGTGCAGAAGATGAACCAAAAGTTACTGAGTTTGAACCAGCATTTCCAGAACAAACAAGAGCACCTGAAGTAGAGACTGAAACAGAACTTAATGAGGAAGTTGTTGTTGAAGATCTTGGTGTGTCCTGGGGTATGGAAGAGTTTGATACAAACCGCTTACTTGTTACGCAGAGAGATTCAGCCGAACTTCTTATTATAGACCTTGAAGATGGTTCTGTTTCAGATCCAATCGAAGGTACACCAGAAGTAAATAACGAAGCTCAAGGTGGGCTGCTTGATGTAACCATTGCACCTGATTTTGACGAATCAAGATTAGTATTTATGACGTTTGCTCAAGATATTGAAGGTGGTACTGTAACTGCTGTCGGTAAAGGTGTTCTATCAGAAGATGAAGCTTCACTTGAAGATTTTGAAGTAATCTTCCAGGCAGAACCAGCATATGATGGTTCCTTACACTACGGTGGGCGTATTATCTTTGATGATGAGGACAACCTGTTCTTAACAACTGGTGAGCGTTCAGATGATCCAATCCGCGAACGTGCACAAGACTTGGATGCTTACCTGGGTAAAGTAATTCACATTACACAAGATGGAGAAGCAGTAGATACGAATCCATTTGTCGAAGATGAAGACGCACTGGATGGTATTTACAGCTACGGTCACCGTAATATTCAAGGTGTGGACTTCCACCCTGAAACAGAAGACTTATGGATTGTTGAATTCGGTCCAGAAGCTGGGGATGAACTGAATATTATTGAACCAGGCGAGAACTATGGATGGCCAATTGTTTCTTATGGTCTCGAGTACAGTGGTGAATTTGTCAATGAAGGCATTTCAGAACACGAGGAGCAGGGCTTTGTTGAACCAGTATATTATTGGGATCCAACAAGTGCACCAAGTGGTATGTCATTCTATGATAACGACGCAATTTCTGAATGGGAGAACGACTTGTTCATCGGTGGTTTAGCGCCGAACTATATTGTACGTGTCGTAATTGAAGATGACCTCATAGTTGGAGAGGAGCGTCTATTAACGGAAGAAGGCGAACGTTTCCGTGATATTCTTGTAACTGAGGATGGCGCGCTTACTGCAGCCACTGATGACGGTAAGATTTATCAGATTACTGCAGCAGGTGAAGGTGACGCAGTTGAAGACACAGAAGAAGACGACGATGCTGAATAA